From the genome of Spirosomataceae bacterium TFI 002, one region includes:
- a CDS encoding Predicted dehydrogenase codes for MPRKIAMLGTGLIGWFYTKSLHEHRKQDRVQVIYSRSQERADAFSQEWGIPTTSTSMEEAIANEDIDTVVIGLPNDLHLEAVQLCAKYKKAVLCTKPLGRTAAEAKQMLDIVEEAGVFGGYLEDLAYTPKTLQALESVKKGVIGRVTWARSREAHPGPHSSWFWDLEKAGGGAIVDLGCHCIEIARNYIGKDIRPVEVMCWAGTQVKPIDAEDNAIALVKYADGAIAQFEVSWTFRGGMDLRDEVSGTDGIVRIDHFLRTGFEMFTASKDNAYIAEKAESNSGWLFPVGDEINALGYTHMFADMFDALDNDTTPMESFYDGYIVNSVIDACYKSAKSKQWEPVEIADWRGRNDVTEVSPFVDYDEKHYLIKEELLPDGRKKIILKDKVTGEIGQVVV; via the coding sequence ATGCCTAGAAAAATTGCAATGCTCGGTACTGGTCTTATAGGCTGGTTTTACACAAAATCACTTCACGAACACAGAAAGCAAGATAGGGTTCAAGTCATATACTCAAGAAGTCAAGAGCGAGCAGATGCCTTTTCGCAAGAGTGGGGAATACCGACCACTTCCACTTCCATGGAAGAAGCCATAGCCAATGAGGACATTGACACGGTAGTTATTGGATTACCAAATGATCTTCACTTAGAAGCAGTACAATTATGTGCGAAATACAAAAAGGCAGTACTGTGTACCAAGCCCTTAGGAAGAACGGCAGCGGAAGCGAAACAAATGCTTGATATCGTAGAGGAAGCAGGAGTTTTTGGTGGTTACTTAGAGGACTTGGCATATACACCCAAAACCCTTCAAGCACTTGAATCGGTTAAAAAAGGGGTGATTGGCAGAGTTACTTGGGCAAGGTCAAGAGAAGCACATCCAGGTCCACATTCAAGTTGGTTTTGGGATTTAGAAAAAGCTGGCGGTGGTGCCATTGTAGACCTTGGCTGTCATTGCATTGAAATTGCTAGAAACTACATTGGAAAAGATATTCGCCCCGTAGAAGTAATGTGCTGGGCAGGCACACAAGTAAAACCGATAGACGCCGAAGACAATGCCATCGCTTTGGTCAAATATGCAGACGGAGCCATTGCTCAATTTGAGGTAAGTTGGACTTTCCGTGGAGGAATGGATCTGAGAGATGAAGTATCTGGAACAGACGGAATCGTGAGGATAGATCATTTTTTGAGAACAGGTTTTGAAATGTTCACCGCCTCCAAAGACAATGCCTACATCGCAGAAAAAGCAGAGTCAAACTCTGGTTGGTTATTTCCAGTTGGAGATGAAATTAACGCATTAGGATACACGCATATGTTTGCCGACATGTTTGATGCCTTGGATAATGATACCACACCCATGGAGTCATTCTATGACGGTTACATTGTGAATTCAGTGATAGATGCCTGTTACAAATCTGCCAAAAGCAAGCAATGGGAACCTGTAGAAATTGCTGATTGGCGTGGTAGAAACGACGTAACAGAGGTTTCTCCTTTTGTAGATTACGACGAAAAGCACTATCTCATTAAAGAAGAACTATTACCAGATGGTCGCAAGAAGATCATTTTGAAAGATAAAGTGACAGGGGAGATTGGGCAGGTTGTTGTTTGA
- a CDS encoding glucokinase, which yields MEVGQFQKDNINMAIIGIDLGGTNIKGVVMNTDGEVMHQHYIPTIDDKEGLWKSNVKEMVEFLKSNSQLEITGIGLSAPGLPNDTNTAIAYLPDRLLGLENFDWTTYFEQKTYVINDAHSAAMAEYKFGVAKEFKTFVLLTLGTGVGGGIIINGQLYQGLSQMAGHLGHVSINHFDDERSILGVPGSLEYAIGNYSVERRSFGKYKSTWELVKDFEKGDHFASLIWLNSVKALATGINSFINMLSPEAIVLSGGITMADNALYEPLQTFLDVLEFRPAGKQTAILQAHFGDMSGAIGAASYVMDKEL from the coding sequence ATGGAGGTTGGTCAGTTTCAGAAGGACAATATTAATATGGCGATCATAGGAATAGATTTAGGTGGAACGAATATCAAAGGTGTTGTGATGAATACCGATGGCGAAGTCATGCATCAACACTATATTCCAACCATAGACGATAAAGAAGGGCTCTGGAAATCAAATGTAAAAGAGATGGTAGAGTTTCTAAAAAGCAACTCTCAACTCGAAATTACAGGAATTGGTCTCTCTGCTCCAGGTTTACCAAATGATACAAATACAGCAATTGCTTACCTGCCAGACCGCCTCCTAGGACTTGAGAACTTTGATTGGACGACTTATTTTGAACAAAAAACTTACGTAATTAATGATGCACACTCAGCAGCCATGGCAGAGTATAAATTTGGAGTTGCAAAGGAATTTAAAACCTTCGTTTTATTAACTTTAGGAACGGGTGTAGGAGGTGGAATTATTATCAACGGACAACTTTATCAAGGATTGTCGCAAATGGCGGGTCATCTTGGTCATGTAAGTATTAATCACTTTGACGACGAGCGAAGTATTTTGGGCGTGCCTGGCTCATTGGAATATGCAATTGGCAACTATAGTGTAGAAAGAAGGAGTTTTGGTAAGTATAAAAGTACTTGGGAGTTGGTGAAGGATTTCGAAAAAGGAGACCATTTTGCAAGCCTTATTTGGCTCAACTCTGTAAAAGCCTTGGCAACAGGTATCAATTCTTTTATCAATATGCTTTCACCCGAAGCAATTGTGTTGTCTGGTGGAATAACAATGGCAGACAATGCTCTTTATGAGCCTTTACAAACCTTTTTAGATGTTTTGGAATTTAGACCAGCCGGCAAACAAACTGCAATTTTGCAAGCACATTTTGGAGATATGAGTGGTGCTATTGGAGCGGCTTCTTATGTGATGGATAAAGAATTATGA
- a CDS encoding deoxyribose-phosphate aldolase gives MANFTLKDVAKMIDHSLLHPTMTDQELRDGCQVALDYDVAAVCIKPYFVKECAEILAGSDVNVCSVIGFPHGNGTIKAKVFETKLACQDGATEIDMVVNAGKVLGEDWRYVKKEIFAINKECLKHGAILKVIFETDFITADKHKKKLCQICSTVGVAFVKTSTGYGYVKGEDGRYGYVGATEHNVNLMRKYSAPEVQIKAAGGVRTLDGLLRMKELGCSRLGASATVAIMEAAKERLGLASKKVETVTSGY, from the coding sequence ATGGCAAACTTTACTTTAAAAGACGTAGCAAAAATGATAGATCATTCTTTGCTACACCCAACTATGACGGACCAAGAATTGAGAGATGGCTGTCAGGTTGCATTAGATTATGATGTGGCAGCGGTTTGTATCAAACCATATTTTGTGAAAGAATGTGCTGAGATATTGGCTGGTTCTGATGTGAACGTTTGTAGTGTAATCGGTTTTCCGCACGGTAATGGGACAATCAAAGCTAAGGTTTTTGAAACTAAACTTGCTTGCCAAGATGGAGCTACTGAAATTGACATGGTTGTGAATGCCGGAAAGGTATTGGGAGAGGATTGGAGATATGTAAAAAAAGAGATTTTTGCTATCAATAAAGAGTGTTTAAAGCATGGTGCTATCCTAAAAGTAATTTTTGAAACAGACTTTATTACAGCAGATAAGCATAAGAAGAAACTTTGTCAAATCTGCTCTACTGTCGGAGTCGCATTTGTAAAAACGTCAACAGGCTATGGTTATGTAAAAGGCGAAGATGGTAGATATGGCTATGTAGGAGCTACGGAACATAACGTTAACCTCATGCGTAAATACAGTGCCCCAGAAGTTCAAATCAAGGCCGCTGGTGGGGTACGTACTCTCGATGGTTTACTTAGAATGAAGGAATTAGGTTGTTCTCGTCTTGGTGCTTCAGCAACAGTTGCTATCATGGAAGCTGCCAAAGAAAGATTGGGATTGGCGAGTAAGAAGGTAGAAACAGTAACTAGTGGGTATTGA
- a CDS encoding NAD(P)-dependent dehydrogenase, short-chain alcohol dehydrogenase family encodes MLQDKSIVIVGGTSGIGITAAKAFLAEGAKIFAVGLETEESKLLQSQYPNELTFYYADAREESTVGKAIESCIALYGRFDGLYHVAGGSGRKFGDGPLHEMSLEGWEETFRLNLTSMMLSNRAAVTSFLKHRISGSILNLSSVLGSSPSPEYFTTHAYATSKAAIGGFVKSTAAYYAKYNIRINAIAPGLVESPMSKRASENEVIQNFIKTKQPLDGGRNGQAQDLVGAAIYFMSDYSKFTTGQLLKIDGGWSVSEGQY; translated from the coding sequence ATGTTACAAGATAAATCAATAGTAATAGTTGGCGGTACTTCTGGTATTGGAATTACGGCTGCAAAAGCTTTTCTGGCCGAAGGAGCGAAGATTTTTGCAGTAGGTTTGGAAACTGAAGAATCGAAGCTTCTACAATCTCAGTACCCTAATGAACTCACATTTTACTATGCCGATGCTCGTGAAGAAAGCACCGTTGGCAAAGCAATAGAATCTTGCATTGCCTTGTACGGAAGATTCGATGGATTATACCATGTTGCAGGTGGAAGTGGACGAAAATTCGGTGACGGCCCCTTACACGAAATGAGCCTCGAAGGTTGGGAAGAAACTTTTCGATTAAACCTGACATCCATGATGTTGTCCAATCGTGCCGCGGTCACTTCTTTCTTAAAACATAGGATATCGGGGTCGATTCTGAACTTAAGTTCGGTGCTAGGCTCAAGTCCATCTCCTGAGTATTTTACTACGCATGCCTATGCAACATCAAAAGCTGCGATAGGTGGATTTGTGAAAAGTACAGCGGCTTATTATGCCAAATACAATATAAGAATAAATGCCATTGCTCCAGGTTTAGTTGAAAGTCCAATGAGTAAAAGAGCATCTGAAAATGAAGTGATTCAAAACTTTATTAAAACAAAGCAACCACTTGACGGTGGTAGAAATGGACAAGCTCAGGACTTGGTAGGAGCCGCGATATACTTCATGTCGGATTACTCAAAATTCACAACTGGTCAATTGCTAAAAATAGATGGAGGTTGGTCAGTTTCAGAAGGACAATATTAA
- a CDS encoding Predicted nuclease of the RNAse H fold, HicB family, with product MYTYKIHLHKEAEGGFMVTVPALPGCITQGDDIDEAITMAKEAIELYIEELEARGEVIPDDTNTLEYSLMIDAA from the coding sequence ATGTACACATATAAGATTCACTTGCACAAAGAAGCCGAAGGAGGATTTATGGTTACTGTTCCAGCATTGCCAGGTTGCATCACACAAGGAGATGATATTGATGAAGCAATTACTATGGCAAAAGAAGCCATTGAATTGTATATAGAAGAGTTAGAAGCAAGGGGAGAAGTAATTCCTGACGATACTAATACTTTGGAGTATTCTCTAATGATTGATGCAGCGTGA
- a CDS encoding Mechanosensitive ion channel — translation MIQQLVELLEITILHFGKYKLQVIDIALIGLIFFATRFVLFIITKLLNRLVIRGKMEDRNKKSIMLLLRYFLSILAIVAGMEVIGIEVTLLLAGSAALLVGLGLGLQQIFSDIISGIILLAEGSVKIGDIMEVDGLIGKVTTINLRTSEILTRDGIVIIVPNHKFIVENVINWSHNANITRFNVTVGVAYGTDPNLVKEILIQCAHQNEDITSTGIHAPNVRLINFGDSSLDFELLFWSQNGFTIENTKSNLRFLIVQKFKERGVEIPFPQRDLHLKSGKF, via the coding sequence ATGATACAGCAGCTTGTAGAATTACTGGAAATAACAATTCTTCATTTTGGAAAATATAAACTCCAAGTAATTGATATTGCACTTATTGGACTAATATTTTTTGCAACGAGGTTCGTACTTTTTATAATTACCAAACTTCTAAACAGGTTAGTGATTAGAGGCAAAATGGAAGACAGGAACAAAAAGTCCATTATGCTCCTGCTTCGCTATTTCCTATCAATTCTTGCCATAGTAGCAGGAATGGAAGTCATAGGTATAGAAGTAACCTTGCTACTTGCTGGATCTGCTGCTCTGTTGGTCGGTTTAGGACTTGGATTGCAACAAATTTTTTCTGACATCATTTCGGGTATCATTTTACTTGCCGAAGGCAGTGTTAAGATTGGCGATATCATGGAAGTCGACGGTCTAATAGGCAAAGTCACGACGATCAATTTAAGAACATCAGAAATATTGACACGAGACGGAATAGTGATCATTGTTCCCAATCACAAATTCATTGTTGAGAATGTTATCAATTGGAGTCACAATGCTAACATCACCCGATTCAATGTAACTGTGGGTGTAGCATATGGAACAGACCCTAACCTAGTAAAAGAAATTCTTATTCAGTGTGCTCACCAAAACGAAGACATTACATCTACAGGTATTCATGCTCCTAATGTAAGACTAATCAACTTTGGTGACAGTTCGCTTGATTTCGAACTACTATTTTGGAGCCAAAATGGCTTTACAATTGAAAATACGAAGAGCAATCTACGTTTCTTAATTGTTCAAAAATTCAAAGAACGAGGTGTTGAAATTCCATTCCCGCAACGTGATTTACATTTGAAGAGCGGAAAGTTTTAA
- a CDS encoding Peptidase family M48, which produces MKNVLKISLTALVVFLAVMACQRVPITGRKQFVGLVSGEQMMQLSFAEYKGFMDTSKVVSPNAKDAAMIARVGGRIKTAVEDYLIQNNYSAAIDGYQWDFRLVQSDQVNAWCMPGGKVCFYTGILPITQDEAGVAVVMGHEIAHAIAEHGRERMSRAMAAQGLTQVGAIATGVATGNEELMNIAGQVLGIGTQVGGVLPNSRKQETEADKLGLIFMAMAGYDPQAAVPFWQRMAAKAEGSQKPPQLLSTHPTDSERIKNLEALMPKALKYYQAYAGK; this is translated from the coding sequence ATGAAGAATGTTTTAAAAATATCGTTAACAGCTCTGGTAGTTTTTCTAGCTGTAATGGCCTGCCAGCGAGTACCTATCACAGGTAGAAAGCAGTTTGTCGGACTTGTTTCTGGCGAGCAGATGATGCAATTGAGTTTTGCAGAATACAAAGGATTTATGGATACATCAAAGGTAGTTTCTCCCAATGCCAAGGATGCAGCTATGATTGCCCGAGTAGGGGGAAGAATCAAAACTGCTGTGGAAGATTACTTGATACAGAATAACTACAGTGCTGCAATAGATGGTTACCAATGGGATTTTAGGTTGGTTCAAAGTGACCAAGTGAATGCTTGGTGTATGCCGGGTGGGAAAGTGTGTTTTTACACAGGAATATTACCCATCACTCAAGATGAAGCTGGAGTTGCTGTGGTAATGGGACATGAGATTGCTCACGCCATTGCTGAACATGGTCGCGAAAGAATGAGCCGAGCGATGGCTGCTCAAGGTTTAACTCAAGTGGGTGCAATTGCTACAGGAGTTGCCACAGGAAACGAAGAATTGATGAATATCGCAGGCCAAGTATTAGGTATAGGAACGCAAGTAGGAGGCGTATTGCCAAATAGTCGCAAGCAAGAAACTGAAGCAGATAAGTTGGGACTTATTTTTATGGCAATGGCAGGTTATGACCCTCAAGCAGCTGTTCCTTTTTGGCAAAGAATGGCAGCCAAGGCTGAAGGTTCTCAAAAACCACCTCAACTTTTGTCAACTCACCCTACAGACTCAGAAAGAATCAAAAACTTAGAAGCCTTAATGCCAAAAGCATTGAAATACTATCAGGCTTACGCTGGTAAGTAA
- a CDS encoding 2-keto-4-pentenoate hydratase/2-oxohepta-3-ene-1,7-dioic acid hydratase (catechol pathway) has translation MKIIAVGRNYVKHIEELANEVPTEPVIFTKPETALLRDNAPFYHPDFSQDIHHEVEIVLKISKMGKNIEEKFADKYFEEIGLGIDFTARDLQSNLKAKGLPWDLAKGFNDSAPISNFVPKENFNLHDLNFSLKKNGELVQEGNTSTMIYNFNYIIHFVSQYFTLKTGDMIFTGTPAGVGQVKIGDQLEGFIEDKQMLNFSIK, from the coding sequence GTGAAAATTATAGCTGTAGGCCGCAATTACGTTAAACATATCGAAGAACTCGCCAATGAAGTTCCGACTGAGCCAGTCATCTTCACAAAGCCAGAAACTGCTCTTTTGCGTGACAATGCTCCGTTCTATCATCCTGACTTCTCTCAAGACATACACCATGAAGTGGAAATTGTTCTAAAAATTTCTAAAATGGGTAAAAATATTGAAGAAAAGTTCGCCGACAAGTATTTTGAAGAGATAGGCTTGGGTATAGATTTCACCGCAAGAGACCTTCAATCCAACTTAAAAGCGAAAGGGCTTCCGTGGGATTTGGCAAAAGGGTTCAATGACTCTGCTCCTATTTCTAATTTTGTCCCAAAAGAAAACTTCAATCTTCACGATTTAAATTTTAGTCTTAAAAAGAATGGAGAATTGGTGCAGGAAGGTAATACCTCTACCATGATTTATAATTTTAATTATATAATCCATTTCGTTTCGCAGTATTTTACCTTAAAAACTGGAGATATGATCTTTACGGGAACTCCTGCAGGCGTGGGTCAGGTTAAGATAGGTGACCAGCTAGAAGGTTTTATCGAGGACAAACAAATGCTAAATTTTTCTATAAAATAA
- a CDS encoding 5-methyltetrahydropteroyltriglutamate--homocysteine methyltransferase has translation MAFNHTYQNNMQPKPIRTTVIGSYPFPGWLEFGSNNLDQFGAADREEMIDDAVTIAINDQVQSGLDVITDGEQTRIDFNLSFYGFINGLKPNHDETRKFGPPAHDQRGKHSIVEALTAPNGLGAVAEYKRLVRLAPEGPTLKASIPGPYTLSGRMLPDGKIYKDRFDITEAILPMVRQEIADLVAAGCTEITVDEPSMSCYAYKEDTKRFVDIFNRTVAPAVGKARLSTHLCFGNFKGRPVGYRKLHPMLPDFLDMTLDEVHVEMANREFDEIELLAQFAEAMDVAVGIIDVKNYYCESVEDVVERINRCLKYVPAEKLAVAPDCGLSQTARWAAKRKLAAMCAGAEKVRNSL, from the coding sequence ATGGCATTCAATCATACGTATCAGAATAATATGCAACCTAAACCAATAAGAACAACAGTGATAGGCTCATATCCTTTTCCAGGATGGTTAGAGTTTGGAAGTAATAATTTAGATCAATTTGGAGCGGCTGATCGAGAAGAAATGATTGATGATGCAGTAACTATTGCTATAAATGATCAGGTTCAATCTGGATTAGATGTAATTACTGATGGCGAACAAACTAGAATCGATTTTAATCTTTCTTTTTATGGTTTTATCAATGGTTTAAAACCAAATCATGACGAAACTAGGAAGTTTGGTCCTCCAGCTCATGACCAAAGGGGCAAACACTCCATTGTAGAAGCTCTTACAGCACCAAATGGGCTAGGAGCGGTAGCTGAGTATAAAAGATTAGTTAGACTTGCACCTGAAGGTCCTACATTGAAAGCATCAATTCCAGGGCCTTATACTTTGAGTGGTAGAATGTTGCCTGACGGCAAGATTTACAAAGATAGGTTTGATATCACCGAAGCAATACTTCCTATGGTTAGGCAAGAAATTGCAGATTTAGTAGCCGCAGGTTGCACAGAAATCACAGTAGACGAGCCTAGCATGTCTTGTTATGCCTATAAAGAAGACACCAAGCGATTTGTTGATATTTTTAACCGTACAGTTGCTCCCGCAGTGGGAAAAGCTAGGTTATCGACTCATTTGTGTTTTGGTAATTTCAAAGGACGTCCTGTTGGTTACAGAAAACTACATCCAATGTTACCCGATTTTTTGGATATGACTTTAGACGAAGTTCATGTAGAAATGGCAAACCGCGAATTTGATGAAATTGAACTTTTGGCACAATTTGCAGAAGCAATGGATGTAGCCGTTGGAATCATTGATGTGAAAAACTATTATTGTGAATCGGTAGAAGACGTGGTAGAGCGTATCAATCGTTGTCTGAAATACGTACCGGCAGAGAAACTGGCAGTAGCACCAGATTGTGGTCTAAGTCAAACTGCAAGATGGGCAGCAAAACGAAAACTTGCTGCAATGTGTGCAGGTGCAGAAAAAGTAAGAAATTCACTATAA
- a CDS encoding L-ascorbate metabolism protein UlaG, beta-lactamase superfamily — protein sequence MITPFQKDNKLKQDILSSKENKEGLRIWWLAQSGFLVQWNGVHILFDPYLSDSLSKKYAETDKPHVRMSELVIDPEALDMIDLVTSSHNHTDHLDAETLIPLFEVNPNIKFVIPEANRDFVAERCKVPLSKPIGLCVDQSYALNDIKITAIPAAHNELSLDEQGRNKFLGFILNIGPYTLYHSGDTLWYEGLTQILKKHKPAIAFLPINGNKPERKVAGNLNYMEAAQLGSEIDALVIPHHYDLFEFNTEDPENFVDSCIELGTRYKVLRIGEKLEI from the coding sequence ATGATCACACCATTCCAGAAAGATAATAAGCTAAAGCAAGACATACTTTCTTCAAAAGAAAATAAAGAAGGGCTTAGAATCTGGTGGTTGGCTCAAAGTGGTTTCTTGGTTCAATGGAATGGAGTTCATATTCTTTTTGACCCATATCTCAGCGATAGTTTAAGCAAAAAATACGCTGAAACTGATAAACCGCATGTCAGAATGAGCGAATTGGTTATTGATCCAGAAGCGTTAGATATGATTGATTTGGTGACATCTTCGCACAATCATACTGACCATTTAGATGCAGAAACTTTGATTCCACTTTTTGAGGTAAACCCGAATATCAAATTCGTAATTCCTGAAGCAAATAGAGATTTTGTAGCCGAAAGGTGCAAAGTACCCTTATCAAAACCAATTGGGCTCTGTGTTGATCAATCTTATGCTTTAAATGACATTAAAATAACTGCTATTCCAGCAGCTCACAATGAACTTTCGCTTGATGAGCAAGGAAGAAACAAGTTTTTAGGTTTTATCCTAAATATTGGTCCATATACGCTTTATCACTCAGGAGATACACTTTGGTATGAGGGACTCACTCAAATTCTTAAAAAGCATAAGCCCGCTATTGCATTTTTGCCTATCAACGGAAACAAACCAGAAAGAAAAGTAGCAGGAAACCTTAACTACATGGAAGCAGCTCAACTAGGAAGTGAAATTGACGCTTTAGTGATTCCACATCATTATGACCTTTTTGAGTTTAATACGGAGGACCCAGAAAACTTTGTTGATTCATGTATTGAATTGGGTACAAGGTATAAAGTACTTAGAATTGGAGAGAAGCTCGAAATTTAA
- a CDS encoding AraC-type DNA-binding protein, whose translation MIYSKKALFQKLPLSPGNSFLIKRYESPFFETPWHFHDEYELVYCEKGFGKKFIGNHFTSYKSGEMYFLGKNLPHWFKADDSFYTKPQVVKPSSIVLQFLENFMGDSFFKSHEMSGVLKVLARSQNGIEITGESKEKIKNIMVKMLHSDPMSRLALLIEIFSILSQSKELSFLSSHHVLGINPSDSDKMNAVLDYSLKNFRSDITIDTISALVNLSPAAFCRYFKSRTQKTYMSFIIDLRLEEASKLLKESEQNILQICYECGFKNLSNFNRAFRRKYGVSPREYRFRV comes from the coding sequence TTGATCTACTCCAAAAAGGCATTATTTCAAAAACTTCCGCTTTCGCCAGGAAATTCATTTCTCATCAAACGATATGAGTCTCCTTTCTTCGAGACTCCATGGCATTTTCATGACGAATATGAGCTTGTTTATTGTGAAAAGGGATTTGGGAAAAAGTTTATTGGTAATCATTTTACTAGTTACAAATCAGGTGAAATGTACTTTTTAGGCAAAAACCTTCCGCATTGGTTTAAGGCAGACGATAGTTTTTATACCAAACCACAAGTAGTTAAGCCAAGCTCCATTGTCTTGCAATTCCTTGAAAACTTCATGGGTGATTCGTTTTTCAAAAGTCATGAAATGAGCGGAGTACTAAAAGTGCTTGCTCGTTCTCAAAATGGCATAGAAATTACAGGCGAAAGCAAAGAAAAGATCAAAAACATCATGGTCAAAATGCTTCATTCCGACCCTATGAGTCGTTTAGCTCTCTTAATAGAGATATTTAGCATACTAAGCCAAAGTAAAGAGTTAAGCTTTTTGTCTTCTCACCATGTGCTAGGAATCAACCCTAGTGATTCCGATAAGATGAATGCGGTTCTTGATTATTCCTTGAAAAACTTTAGATCAGATATTACCATTGACACCATTTCTGCTCTTGTAAATTTAAGCCCTGCAGCTTTTTGTCGTTATTTTAAGTCTAGAACTCAAAAAACTTATATGAGTTTCATTATAGATCTTCGCCTAGAAGAAGCCAGCAAATTACTCAAGGAAAGTGAACAGAACATTTTACAAATATGCTACGAATGCGGCTTTAAGAACTTGTCAAATTTTAATCGTGCCTTTAGAAGGAAATATGGGGTGAGTCCGCGGGAGTATAGGTTTAGAGTTTAA